The Sinomicrobium kalidii genome contains a region encoding:
- a CDS encoding glycosyltransferase, translated as MKKLLQINSVANMGSTGRIAMEIGQIAINRGWESYIACGRKREGGKSNIIEIGVKTDRLLHGVKSRLFDAHGFGSKNATRTLIKKIKEINPDVIALHNIHGYYVNIKILFDYLKECNKPIFWTLYDCWAFTGHCAYFDMVGCSNWKDTCKNCPCKNSYPKSWVNNSHANFKAKKDIFTNVKDLQLIVHSNWLKSNVRQSFLCDYPINLIRNGINLSNFHYKPSKIREKYGLEKKFIILGIANKWSERKGFSDIKLLSDFLQPDEVVLVDGLNVEQQKNLPENIISYGKAKDVSELAELYSAADVFYNPTYEDNFPTTNLEALACGTPVITYNTGGSPEAIDENTGFVAEKGSLDQVRNYITQLKKANKANYREMCTQRAHQLFNYKERYEEYVSLFQQTIN; from the coding sequence ATGAAAAAGCTACTCCAAATAAATTCAGTTGCCAATATGGGCTCTACAGGCAGGATTGCTATGGAAATTGGACAAATAGCAATAAATAGGGGTTGGGAAAGTTATATTGCCTGTGGAAGAAAACGAGAAGGAGGGAAATCTAATATAATAGAGATTGGGGTAAAGACAGATAGATTATTGCACGGTGTAAAATCTCGTCTGTTTGATGCGCATGGCTTTGGCTCAAAAAACGCTACTAGAACATTGATTAAAAAAATTAAAGAAATAAATCCTGATGTTATTGCTTTGCATAATATTCACGGTTATTATGTTAACATAAAAATTTTATTTGATTACTTAAAGGAATGCAACAAGCCAATTTTTTGGACCTTATATGATTGCTGGGCTTTTACAGGTCATTGCGCTTATTTTGACATGGTAGGTTGCTCAAATTGGAAAGATACTTGTAAAAACTGTCCGTGTAAAAATTCTTATCCCAAGTCATGGGTCAATAATTCTCATGCAAATTTTAAGGCGAAAAAAGACATTTTTACCAATGTTAAAGACTTACAGCTTATTGTGCATTCCAACTGGCTCAAATCAAATGTCCGGCAATCTTTCCTTTGCGATTATCCGATCAATTTGATCAGGAATGGAATTAATCTTTCCAATTTCCATTACAAACCTTCCAAAATTCGAGAGAAGTATGGCTTGGAAAAGAAATTTATTATTCTGGGGATTGCCAATAAGTGGTCTGAGCGAAAAGGCTTTTCTGACATTAAGTTGTTAAGTGATTTTTTACAACCGGACGAAGTGGTCTTAGTGGATGGATTAAACGTAGAACAGCAGAAGAATTTGCCTGAAAACATTATTTCGTACGGGAAGGCCAAGGATGTGAGTGAACTGGCAGAGTTGTATTCCGCAGCCGATGTATTTTATAATCCGACTTATGAAGACAATTTTCCAACAACAAATCTGGAAGCCTTGGCTTGCGGAACTCCTGTGATAACCTATAACACAGGAGGCAGCCCGGAGGCAATCGACGAAAATACGGGGTTTGTTGCAGAAAAAGGGAGTCTTGATCAGGTGCGAAATTATATTACGCAGCTCAAAAAGGCCAATAAGGCTAATTACAGGGAAATGTGTACTCAAAGGGCACACCAGCTTTTTAATTATAAAGAAAGATATGAAGAATATGTCTCATTATTTCAACAAACAATTAATTAA
- a CDS encoding polysaccharide pyruvyl transferase family protein, translated as MSLLFTGYYGRLNTGDDAFCLISDWAAKKYWNVDDVKFHGRNLPFKKDKTKLNKTLIGKEYFKRQEIIELYYQGLLANKIIYSGGSIFHSDIKGPFNKSNVFFHYHKIKKIKLGAVGVSLGPYKSITARESIREYLKHFSFISLRDKDSYEDAIDMNLSIPIIESFDMAAILPKMYPIIKSKKEKIEIGVSICDYQRFIKKGDIKIDELRFNKMIETIKLLSKRIHNLKINILVFNSHAVNGDYKKSLELQSLISPIVETTITPYSPYTYKMWETVGNCSMILSTRLHAGIFSCFSSTPFLQVEYHKKCSDFLDDIGYDQNFRIGDFNKTPSEVVDIILKIIKVQKVHTVSIDTLQQKALKNFTHTKKYI; from the coding sequence ATGAGTTTATTATTTACGGGATATTACGGTCGTCTAAATACAGGTGATGATGCTTTCTGCCTAATTTCAGATTGGGCGGCAAAAAAATATTGGAATGTTGACGATGTTAAATTTCATGGACGTAATCTTCCTTTTAAAAAGGATAAAACGAAATTAAATAAAACCCTAATAGGAAAGGAATATTTTAAACGTCAAGAAATCATTGAGTTATATTATCAGGGCCTTTTAGCAAATAAAATAATATATTCCGGAGGTTCTATATTCCATTCTGATATAAAAGGGCCATTTAATAAATCAAATGTTTTTTTTCATTACCATAAAATTAAAAAAATAAAGTTAGGAGCTGTAGGGGTTTCTTTAGGACCATATAAATCTATCACCGCTAGAGAAAGTATAAGAGAATATCTCAAGCATTTCTCTTTTATTTCCTTGCGAGATAAAGATTCTTATGAAGATGCTATAGATATGAACCTTTCCATTCCAATTATTGAATCATTTGATATGGCGGCTATTTTACCAAAAATGTATCCAATAATAAAATCTAAAAAAGAGAAAATTGAAATAGGGGTCAGTATTTGTGATTATCAAAGATTCATTAAAAAAGGAGATATCAAAATTGATGAATTGAGGTTTAATAAAATGATAGAAACAATTAAGCTATTATCCAAGAGGATTCATAATCTAAAAATCAATATTCTAGTTTTCAATTCCCATGCCGTTAATGGGGATTATAAAAAATCCTTAGAATTACAAAGTCTTATTTCTCCTATTGTTGAAACCACGATTACTCCATATAGCCCTTATACATATAAAATGTGGGAAACTGTTGGGAATTGCTCCATGATATTATCCACAAGACTCCATGCTGGTATATTTTCATGTTTCTCTTCTACTCCATTCTTACAAGTAGAATACCATAAAAAATGTAGTGATTTTTTGGATGATATAGGTTATGACCAAAATTTTAGAATCGGAGATTTCAATAAAACACCTTCGGAAGTTGTAGATATAATCCTAAAAATAATAAAGGTTCAAAAAGTGCATACTGTGAGTATTGATACATTGCAACAAAAAGCGTTGAAGAATTTTACGCATACCAAAAAATACATTTAA
- a CDS encoding UDP-glucose 6-dehydrogenase, with amino-acid sequence MNKEISKICCIGAGYVGGPTMAVIAQQCPDIEVTVVDINAQRIAAWNDEDVNNIPVYEPGLSEVVAEARGRNLFFSTEVDKAIDEAEMIFISVNTPTKTYGKGKGMAADLKYIELCARQIARVAKDDKIVVEKSTLPVRTAEALKSILHNTGNGVNFDILSNPEFLAEGTAVQDLVAPDRVLIGGDSPEAIQALVNVYARWVLEENILTTNVWSSELSKLTANAFLAQRVSSINAMSELCEKTGADVNEVARAIGTDSRIGPKFLKASVGFGGSCFQKDILNLVYIAKSYGLTEVADYWEQVILMNDHQKRRFADNIVTTLYNTVSGKKIAFLGWAFKKDTNDTRESAAIYVADHLLNEQAEIVVYDPKVTEEQVCADLDYLNTRDEEENRKLVTVVNDPYEAANEAHAIAVLTEWDEFKAYDWQKIYNNMLRPSFVFDGRAILDRELLADIGFEVYAVGVGEIK; translated from the coding sequence ATGAATAAAGAAATAAGCAAGATCTGTTGTATTGGGGCCGGTTATGTTGGTGGCCCCACCATGGCAGTCATAGCACAGCAATGCCCGGATATAGAAGTTACCGTAGTAGATATTAATGCGCAACGAATAGCGGCCTGGAATGATGAGGATGTAAACAACATACCGGTGTACGAGCCGGGATTGAGTGAAGTCGTAGCCGAAGCCCGGGGAAGAAACCTGTTCTTTTCCACCGAAGTGGACAAGGCCATAGATGAAGCCGAAATGATCTTTATCTCGGTCAATACCCCGACCAAAACCTATGGAAAGGGAAAGGGGATGGCTGCCGATCTGAAATATATAGAGCTCTGTGCCCGCCAGATCGCCAGGGTAGCTAAAGATGATAAGATTGTAGTGGAAAAATCAACCCTACCGGTGCGTACGGCAGAGGCTTTAAAGAGTATATTACACAATACCGGTAACGGTGTGAACTTTGACATTCTGTCTAACCCGGAATTCCTGGCCGAGGGTACGGCCGTACAGGATCTCGTTGCACCCGATCGGGTGTTGATAGGCGGGGATTCCCCGGAAGCCATACAGGCGCTGGTTAATGTATATGCCCGTTGGGTACTTGAAGAAAATATACTAACAACTAATGTATGGTCTTCCGAACTGTCCAAGCTTACGGCCAATGCCTTCCTTGCACAGCGTGTATCGTCCATCAATGCCATGTCCGAATTGTGCGAAAAAACCGGGGCCGATGTTAATGAAGTGGCCAGGGCGATCGGTACGGACAGCCGTATAGGACCTAAATTCCTGAAGGCTTCCGTGGGGTTTGGAGGGTCCTGTTTTCAAAAAGATATCCTGAACCTGGTGTATATTGCGAAATCCTACGGGCTTACCGAAGTGGCCGATTACTGGGAACAGGTGATATTGATGAACGATCACCAGAAAAGACGGTTTGCCGACAATATTGTCACTACCCTGTACAACACGGTTTCCGGCAAAAAGATCGCTTTCCTGGGCTGGGCTTTTAAAAAAGATACCAACGATACCCGGGAGTCAGCAGCTATCTATGTGGCGGACCATCTGCTTAATGAACAGGCGGAGATCGTGGTCTACGATCCCAAAGTAACGGAAGAGCAGGTGTGTGCAGACCTGGACTATTTGAATACCCGGGATGAAGAGGAGAACAGGAAGTTGGTTACTGTGGTAAACGATCCGTACGAGGCTGCTAACGAAGCTCATGCTATAGCTGTCCTGACGGAGTGGGATGAATTTAAAGCCTACGATTGGCAGAAGATATACAACAATATGTTAAGACCTTCGTTTGTGTTTGATGGCAGGGCGATACTGGATCGGGAGCTACTAGCAGATATAGGGTTTGAAGTGTATGCAGTTGGAGTAGGAGAAATTAAGTAG
- the rfbF gene encoding glucose-1-phosphate cytidylyltransferase, translating into MKVLILAGGFGTRLSEETATIPKPMVQIGDKPILWHIMKIYSHYGYNDFVILGGYKAYVIKEYFSNYYLHQSDVRIDLTDNSMEVLNSKSEPWKITILDTGLNTLTGGRIKRAKEYINNEPFFLTYGDGLSNVNINKLLDFHREHGKSITMTSVQPEGRFGALDVDETTQRVNHFMEKPKGDGAWINGGFFVCEPDVLDYIDKGDETIWERSPLENLAKDNKLYAFNHYDFWKPMDTLRDKNQLEELWNNNKAPWKLWK; encoded by the coding sequence ATGAAAGTACTAATTTTAGCAGGCGGTTTCGGAACACGATTAAGTGAGGAAACGGCAACTATCCCCAAACCAATGGTTCAAATAGGTGATAAACCTATTCTTTGGCATATCATGAAAATATATTCGCATTACGGATATAATGATTTTGTGATTTTGGGAGGTTATAAAGCCTATGTCATAAAAGAATATTTTTCAAATTATTATTTGCATCAGTCGGATGTGAGAATTGATTTGACCGACAATAGTATGGAGGTCCTGAATTCCAAAAGTGAGCCTTGGAAAATCACAATTTTGGACACAGGACTAAACACATTGACAGGAGGCCGTATCAAAAGAGCAAAAGAATATATCAATAATGAACCTTTCTTTCTTACCTATGGTGATGGGCTAAGCAATGTTAATATTAATAAGCTTTTGGACTTTCATCGGGAACATGGAAAATCCATTACGATGACATCCGTTCAACCGGAAGGCAGGTTCGGTGCTTTGGATGTTGATGAAACCACGCAACGGGTTAATCATTTTATGGAAAAACCCAAGGGTGACGGGGCTTGGATCAATGGAGGTTTTTTTGTTTGTGAACCTGATGTTCTGGATTATATCGATAAGGGAGATGAAACCATATGGGAAAGATCTCCCCTGGAAAATTTAGCGAAAGACAATAAACTCTATGCTTTTAACCATTATGATTTTTGGAAACCCATGGATACGTTAAGGGATAAAAATCAGTTGGAAGAACTTTGGAACAACAATAAAGCCCCATGGAAGTTATGGAAATAG
- a CDS encoding EpsG family protein, with amino-acid sequence MLNFILIYIFIVGVFLLERPLKLHEGKRTLWFVILPVAIVSSTLVGLRPLTAGFDTIKYVTYYNFLQYDTFSTFMDVYSYNWKGDYIYRFWNFALSWLGVSPQHFLYITASVSIFLFILSLRKLVGKDYLLIFLFFYATPGFVQLFANAIRQGFSLAFFLFAIAYYYEQRKIKLFLSVAVTLFLHNSTGIVLIMCLLMISLFSKLIKKHNKFVFVFLLLLQPLMYFFVDLINRFYPSVYTLYESSEYFFHYSFITFLFLYIFYKIRFKLRSKKGEFLFTTYIIITILTSLFWFNPTTFGRIVYLSFPFLALYINNLKYLYEQHWIALLLIVIMFGIGVYFFNTEATRNMLNL; translated from the coding sequence ATGCTGAATTTTATATTGATTTATATTTTTATAGTTGGTGTTTTTTTGCTGGAGAGGCCTTTAAAACTCCACGAAGGAAAACGAACGCTATGGTTTGTGATATTGCCCGTTGCAATAGTTTCGAGTACATTAGTAGGGTTAAGGCCCCTTACTGCAGGCTTTGACACGATAAAATATGTAACTTATTATAATTTTTTGCAATACGATACTTTTTCGACGTTTATGGACGTATATAGTTATAATTGGAAAGGAGACTATATATATCGATTCTGGAATTTTGCTTTATCTTGGCTGGGTGTTAGTCCACAACACTTTTTATATATTACCGCATCTGTTTCTATTTTTTTGTTTATCCTCTCGTTGCGGAAGCTTGTAGGGAAAGATTATCTTTTGATTTTCTTGTTTTTTTATGCTACTCCAGGGTTTGTCCAATTATTTGCCAATGCGATCAGGCAAGGGTTTTCATTAGCATTTTTCTTATTTGCGATCGCCTATTACTATGAACAAAGAAAAATAAAGCTATTTCTTTCGGTTGCTGTAACACTTTTTCTGCACAATTCTACCGGTATTGTTTTGATTATGTGTTTGTTAATGATTAGTCTTTTCTCTAAATTGATAAAAAAACACAACAAATTCGTGTTCGTATTTCTTTTATTGCTTCAACCATTAATGTATTTCTTTGTAGATTTGATTAATAGGTTTTATCCCAGCGTATATACGCTTTATGAAAGTTCAGAATACTTTTTTCATTATTCTTTTATAACCTTTTTATTTTTATATATTTTTTATAAAATTCGATTTAAATTAAGATCAAAAAAGGGTGAATTTTTATTCACCACGTATATTATTATAACAATCTTAACTTCGCTTTTTTGGTTCAATCCAACAACTTTTGGCCGTATAGTTTATTTGAGCTTCCCTTTTTTAGCGCTGTATATTAATAATCTTAAATATTTATATGAGCAGCATTGGATAGCTCTCTTATTGATTGTGATAATGTTTGGAATTGGTGTTTATTTCTTTAATACCGAAGCAACTCGAAATATGCTTAATCTTTAA
- a CDS encoding lipopolysaccharide biosynthesis protein, with protein MTSLKSKTINGIFWSLLQNIGGKGIQFIVMLLLARLLTPEAFGLIGMLMIFIQVSQALIIAGFNQALIQKKDTDEEDYSSVFWVNLGVSVLIYVILFFAAPYIATFYDQPVLTELVRALSLVFVINAFSYVQEARLSKEMRFKTLTIISIPSTVIGGVASIVIAIMGFGVWSIIALQLITRFAYAIQIWFYSRWMPLLTYNGGKVKKLFSFGSNLMVSTIIHTVYKNVYLVVIGKFFPLSALGYYQNANNLVIIPSSTISGALAKVTFPAFSSIQDDDKRLKEGFKKIIQQVLFWICPAFVLAAVMAVPLFRFVFTEKWLPAVPYFRILCITGVIYPLSTYNLAIVNVKGRSDLFLKLEIIKKAIVIVGLIIIIPFGIYPLLIFQAVSTILMYVFNSYYSGKFIQYPTLNQLKDIMPILLLNAIVGVIVFCFDYNFAALSDILRLFVGLGIGGGLYWMGAKFFKFEPYLEFVHIIKPKRIK; from the coding sequence ATGACATCACTTAAAAGTAAAACAATTAATGGGATATTCTGGTCGCTTTTGCAAAATATAGGTGGTAAAGGGATTCAGTTTATAGTGATGTTGCTACTAGCGCGTTTGTTAACTCCGGAAGCTTTCGGCTTAATCGGCATGTTAATGATTTTTATCCAGGTAAGTCAAGCTTTGATAATTGCAGGCTTTAATCAAGCCTTGATTCAAAAAAAAGATACGGATGAAGAAGATTACTCCTCAGTGTTTTGGGTTAATTTGGGAGTAAGCGTTTTAATTTATGTTATTCTTTTTTTCGCGGCACCATACATCGCTACCTTTTATGATCAACCTGTTTTGACGGAACTAGTTCGGGCACTTTCCTTAGTTTTTGTCATCAATGCCTTTTCTTATGTACAGGAAGCCCGATTGAGTAAGGAAATGCGATTTAAAACCTTGACAATTATCAGTATACCTTCTACTGTGATTGGTGGAGTGGCTAGCATTGTTATAGCCATTATGGGGTTTGGTGTATGGAGCATCATTGCCTTGCAACTAATAACCCGCTTTGCTTATGCCATACAAATTTGGTTTTATAGCAGATGGATGCCTTTATTAACGTATAACGGCGGCAAGGTGAAAAAACTATTTTCTTTTGGAAGTAATTTGATGGTTTCCACAATTATCCATACTGTTTATAAAAATGTTTATTTAGTCGTGATCGGTAAATTTTTTCCACTGAGTGCTTTGGGATATTATCAAAATGCGAATAATCTGGTGATCATTCCAAGTTCAACCATAAGTGGTGCACTTGCCAAAGTCACTTTTCCTGCCTTTTCCTCTATACAAGATGATGATAAGCGTTTAAAGGAAGGGTTTAAAAAAATCATTCAACAAGTTCTATTTTGGATATGTCCGGCTTTTGTTTTGGCAGCGGTCATGGCAGTACCTTTGTTTCGGTTCGTGTTTACCGAAAAATGGTTGCCAGCAGTGCCTTATTTTCGTATACTTTGCATTACTGGAGTAATTTACCCTTTAAGCACATATAATCTTGCTATTGTTAACGTTAAAGGGCGAAGTGATCTTTTTCTGAAATTGGAAATTATCAAAAAAGCTATTGTTATCGTTGGACTCATCATAATTATCCCTTTTGGTATCTATCCCTTATTGATATTTCAGGCAGTCAGTACCATTTTAATGTATGTTTTCAATAGCTATTATTCTGGAAAGTTTATTCAATACCCAACATTGAATCAATTAAAAGATATTATGCCTATATTATTGCTTAACGCTATTGTAGGAGTTATTGTCTTTTGTTTTGATTATAATTTTGCTGCATTGTCCGATATTTTGCGATTATTTGTAGGTTTAGGAATTGGTGGGGGGCTTTATTGGATGGGAGCAAAATTTTTCAAATTTGAGCCTTATTTGGAATTTGTGCATATCATTAAACCTAAACGAATTAAGTGA
- a CDS encoding sulfotransferase domain-containing protein, with the protein MWHFLSNKLDLILVTEFPKSGASWFCQMLADASNIPFPRNISPTFERSIMHGHHLFNPRMGKAICVIRDGRDVMVSAYFHFLFDNSHNNPGGVTYHRKKMPFKDYNNVRENLPKFIEYMFKGYPNENRFHFSWSDLINNVKVNQSRLCIVKYEDLLTKPSKCIKNALEFYEILVPDENRLKEIVDNYSFKKLAKRNPGEEDRKSFIRKGISGDWKNYFNEESCDIFKEYAGEELIKAGYENDFDWKNY; encoded by the coding sequence ATGTGGCATTTTCTATCCAATAAACTTGATTTGATCTTAGTGACCGAGTTTCCAAAATCTGGTGCTTCCTGGTTCTGTCAAATGTTAGCAGATGCTTCTAATATTCCTTTTCCGAGAAATATCTCTCCGACTTTCGAAAGAAGTATAATGCATGGACATCATTTATTCAATCCAAGAATGGGAAAGGCGATTTGTGTCATACGCGATGGCCGTGATGTTATGGTTTCGGCCTATTTTCACTTTTTGTTTGACAATAGTCATAATAATCCGGGAGGAGTTACATATCATCGAAAAAAAATGCCATTTAAGGATTATAACAATGTGCGAGAAAATCTGCCTAAATTTATTGAGTATATGTTCAAAGGATATCCAAATGAAAATAGATTTCATTTTAGTTGGAGCGATTTGATCAATAATGTAAAAGTGAATCAAAGTAGACTTTGTATAGTAAAATATGAAGATCTTTTAACCAAACCCTCAAAATGTATAAAAAATGCTTTAGAGTTTTACGAAATACTGGTCCCTGATGAAAACAGATTAAAGGAAATAGTTGATAATTATTCCTTTAAAAAACTAGCCAAACGGAATCCTGGCGAAGAAGACAGGAAAAGCTTTATTAGAAAAGGGATAAGTGGAGATTGGAAAAATTATTTCAATGAGGAATCGTGTGATATATTTAAAGAGTATGCCGGTGAAGAATTAATAAAAGCGGGATATGAGAATGATTTCGATTGGAAAAATTATTGA
- a CDS encoding DUF4838 domain-containing protein encodes MMRCSVFLFFLMSLMSCKAQTIQTVVLVENNQSNYQICIPPNAGENIIKTVRELQSYFFKIGNVKLSITTEKSALPQIIIGGKDFMESRGIELPYTELKKDGFIIKTENKHLLISGINEKGIINGIYTLLEKYLGCRFYARDAIVIPQKENIILEPILDIQNPAFEIRMLNSYEGLSVEYCKWHKLDLPPRINPLWLKPWIHTTTKYFSLKWGPKKHPEYFTYFNKGKDAVDINYENNEVLEIMIGKIKKRVQDHPTAKFIGASQGDMTRKIKSEDKGKISGDMTLGFANRIAQTFPDHTITYLAYQYSRSSSENIKPLGNILVIICNTWGNRTKAVDTKNPGNKFIKDLQVWQKLTDNIMVWDYIYNTKYEFAPYPNFYLLQQAIKGYKDLGINKIFEESHRQPSGGLYELRSYLTAKLLWNPDLDIDSLITDFLNGYYGDAAPYIKNYIQEMNKQLKASKIPLLRTGNPKIYSRISFLRPLAIRKYELYLEKAKRSVVDDPIFKKRVDKVYETLKVTKSEIGKRSSKE; translated from the coding sequence ATGATGCGTTGTTCTGTTTTTTTGTTTTTTTTAATGAGTTTGATGAGTTGTAAAGCGCAAACTATTCAAACGGTGGTATTGGTGGAAAACAATCAGAGTAACTATCAAATCTGTATACCTCCTAACGCAGGCGAAAATATTATAAAGACTGTCAGGGAGTTACAAAGTTATTTCTTTAAAATCGGGAATGTCAAGCTGTCTATAACAACAGAAAAAAGCGCTTTGCCTCAGATTATTATCGGAGGGAAAGATTTCATGGAATCCCGGGGAATTGAGCTTCCATATACGGAACTAAAAAAGGATGGATTTATAATTAAAACTGAGAATAAACATCTTTTAATTTCTGGCATCAACGAAAAAGGGATAATAAATGGAATTTATACCTTGTTGGAGAAGTATTTGGGGTGTAGATTTTATGCCCGGGATGCCATTGTAATACCTCAAAAAGAGAATATCATTTTAGAACCAATCCTTGATATTCAAAATCCTGCCTTTGAAATTAGGATGCTTAATTCTTATGAAGGTTTATCTGTTGAGTATTGCAAATGGCATAAATTGGACCTTCCTCCCAGAATTAATCCGTTATGGTTAAAACCATGGATTCATACAACTACAAAGTACTTTAGTTTAAAATGGGGCCCTAAAAAACATCCAGAGTATTTTACATATTTCAATAAGGGCAAAGATGCTGTTGATATCAATTATGAAAATAATGAGGTTCTAGAGATCATGATTGGCAAAATCAAAAAAAGAGTACAAGACCATCCAACTGCAAAATTTATCGGAGCGAGTCAAGGGGATATGACGCGTAAAATAAAAAGCGAAGATAAGGGAAAAATAAGTGGAGATATGACTTTAGGCTTTGCAAATAGAATTGCTCAAACATTTCCAGACCATACAATTACATATTTGGCTTATCAATATAGCCGATCGTCCTCTGAGAATATTAAACCCCTTGGAAATATACTTGTTATCATTTGTAACACATGGGGGAACAGAACGAAGGCAGTAGATACAAAAAATCCAGGCAATAAATTTATAAAGGACCTGCAGGTCTGGCAAAAATTAACGGATAATATAATGGTTTGGGATTATATTTATAATACTAAATATGAATTTGCTCCATACCCAAATTTTTATCTTTTACAACAAGCGATTAAAGGTTATAAAGATTTGGGGATTAACAAAATTTTTGAAGAAAGTCATCGACAACCATCTGGGGGACTGTACGAATTACGCAGTTATTTAACGGCAAAACTATTATGGAACCCAGATTTGGATATTGATTCTCTTATTACTGATTTTTTAAATGGTTATTATGGAGATGCTGCTCCTTATATTAAGAATTATATTCAAGAAATGAATAAACAACTAAAAGCTTCAAAAATCCCACTTTTAAGAACAGGCAATCCCAAGATTTATTCTCGTATCTCATTTTTAAGACCACTTGCCATTCGAAAGTATGAATTATATCTGGAAAAAGCCAAAAGATCAGTAGTTGATGATCCAATCTTTAAAAAAAGAGTAGATAAGGTTTATGAAACATTAAAAGTTACTAAAAGTGAAATTGGAAAAAGATCATCAAAAGAATAA
- a CDS encoding glycosyltransferase family 2 protein: MNYEPLVSVIIPTHNRVRLLQQTLKSILEQTYRNFEIIIISDASTDNTSTVVTSYNDERIKFVELKNNLKYPSRVRNIGIEKAKGEFIAFCDDDDLWIKNKLEIQVAYLLANDNIELVASNSYSFPGHIVPSSQLWRNKRLTYGELLKVNSIRTSSVIIRKRILDRIGKFDEDEVLHIGEDWDLWMRVLQCKDNSIVILKECLVFYRIGNVKITNSHYEPKKNIRAKLHIYEKHKPFSKVEIQQLLNQIEVETETKSKKRLIHEITREFYSKEISSHDFFALENLTFKEKLIILIKLYVRYIYSILGQKKLFFNTRNIN; this comes from the coding sequence ATGAATTATGAACCATTAGTAAGTGTTATTATTCCTACTCATAATCGTGTTAGGTTATTACAGCAAACATTAAAAAGTATTTTAGAGCAAACATATCGAAATTTTGAAATAATTATAATTTCGGATGCATCTACTGATAATACTTCCACGGTTGTCACTTCTTATAATGATGAAAGAATCAAATTTGTCGAATTAAAAAATAACCTGAAGTACCCAAGCCGGGTTCGTAATATTGGAATAGAAAAAGCGAAAGGTGAGTTTATTGCATTTTGTGATGATGACGATTTGTGGATTAAGAATAAATTAGAAATTCAAGTAGCATATTTATTAGCTAATGATAATATTGAACTTGTGGCATCTAATTCATACTCATTTCCTGGGCATATTGTTCCCTCTTCGCAACTTTGGCGAAATAAAAGATTAACCTATGGAGAACTTTTGAAGGTGAATTCTATAAGGACGTCTTCTGTGATAATAAGAAAGAGAATTTTGGATAGGATAGGTAAATTCGATGAGGATGAAGTATTACATATAGGTGAGGATTGGGATTTATGGATGCGTGTTTTACAGTGTAAAGATAACTCTATTGTAATTTTAAAGGAATGCTTAGTTTTTTATAGGATAGGTAACGTTAAAATTACAAATTCCCATTATGAGCCGAAAAAAAATATAAGGGCTAAATTGCATATTTATGAAAAGCATAAGCCTTTTTCAAAAGTGGAAATTCAACAGCTATTAAACCAAATAGAAGTTGAAACTGAAACTAAATCTAAAAAACGTTTGATCCACGAAATTACCAGAGAGTTTTATTCAAAGGAAATAAGTAGTCATGATTTTTTCGCGTTAGAAAACCTTACATTTAAAGAAAAATTGATCATTCTTATAAAACTTTATGTGAGATACATTTACAGTATTTTAGGTCAGAAAAAGTTGTTCTTTAATACACGAAATATAAATTAG